A stretch of the Aegilops tauschii subsp. strangulata cultivar AL8/78 chromosome 4, Aet v6.0, whole genome shotgun sequence genome encodes the following:
- the LOC109737050 gene encoding uncharacterized protein isoform X2, translating to MLLRCHEQWPLCDFLCALLPQAGGNPFSIKNKKREDVIRHIQEGQVQLFYDLIEFARLDVDDYKDMVQETLDHLVEVSHDKLPSKESVENGAYKKMICKELNKLFPRRTRLYMHFLKMKIETAEKHGVISKGTCEALDKRRFCIAP from the exons ATGCTGCTACGATGCCATGAGCAATGGCCTCTCTGCGACTTCCTATGCGCACTTCTTCCACAAG cggggggcAACCCTTTTTCGATAAAAAACAAGAAGCGTGAAGATGTTATCAGGCATATCCAGGAGGGACAAGTTCAGCTTTTCTATGATCTTATCGAGTTCGCCCGCCTAGATGTGGATGACTATAAAGATATGGTACAAGAAACG CTTGACCATCTCGTTGAGGTATCTCATGACAAG TTGCCTTCAAAGGAAAGCGTTGAGAATGGTGCTTATAAAAAGATGATTTGTAAGGAGCTCAATAAGCTG TTCCCAAGACGTACTCGGCTTTATATGCATTTTCTCAAGATGAAGATAGAGACCGCCGAAAAACATGGCGTGATAAGCAAG GGAACTTGTGAAGCTCTGGATAAAAGGAGATTCTGTATTGCACCATAA
- the LOC109737050 gene encoding uncharacterized protein isoform X1, with product MEKEILAPSLHTVQTFMDGHAELRDIPSEYRWQEDKGEMKADEYHGLSYNKALAKFLSDKEQNYMASTSATILGETMDLVKPLCTKDDVFRVRVEMHRAKESYTKEETLFKSEARQDELLIDPNLTAPCCYDAMSNGLSATSYAHFFHKLPSKESVENGAYKKMICKELNKLFPRRTRLYMHFLKMKIETAEKHGVISKGTCEALDKRRFCIAP from the exons ATGGAGAAGGAAATCCTGGCTCCAAGTTTACATACAGTCCAAACATTCATGGATGGTCATGCCGAGCTCCGGGATATCCCCTCGGAATATCGTTGGCAAGAAGACAAGGGGGAGATGAAGGCGGATGAATACCATGGATTAAGTTACAATAAAGCGTTGGCCAAATTCTTATCAGACAAGGAACAAAATTACATGGCATCTACTTCGGCTACGATTCTTGGGGAGACAATGGATTTGGTGAAGCCACTGTGCACCAAGGATGACGTTTTTCGCGTTCGTGTGGAGATGCACCGTGCAAAGGAGTCTTACACTAAAGAAGAGACCCTCTTCAAGAGCGAGGCCAGGCAGGACGAGCTTCTTATTGACCCCAATCTCACCGCACCATGCTGCTACGATGCCATGAGCAATGGCCTCTCTGCGACTTCCTATGCGCACTTCTTCCACAAG TTGCCTTCAAAGGAAAGCGTTGAGAATGGTGCTTATAAAAAGATGATTTGTAAGGAGCTCAATAAGCTG TTCCCAAGACGTACTCGGCTTTATATGCATTTTCTCAAGATGAAGATAGAGACCGCCGAAAAACATGGCGTGATAAGCAAG GGAACTTGTGAAGCTCTGGATAAAAGGAGATTCTGTATTGCACCATAA